The DNA sequence CCAATTGCTTCCAAAATATCCCTTACAGCTCGTTCTATTTTTGCATGATCTATAGCCATCATGATCGCCTCCTGTTATGGTGTAAATTAGCGGAATATTTTATTAATTAGGTCAACTTGAATTGTATCATTTATTTTTGATTTGACCAAATTTTTTTTACTATTTTCTGCAGATACGCAATTCTCTCGACAATTTATCATCATAATTTTACTTAAAGTTTTAATCTGCGTTTTTCAGGCAGCTCCGGCCATTTAAGGATCGGCCCAATTAACTTATACACCAGACTGGATTCCTTGGTCAGTATGGGGCCTAATATGGCGAGAATAAGCACATACAAGGCAGAAAACGGCTGCAGGACTCCCAGCAAGCCTCCTGATAGGGCCAGTGTGGTGAGTATAATCGAAAATTCACCACGTGACAGGATCGTTAAGCCAATTCTGAGCGAAGCGCGATGAGACAGCTGAGCTCTCCTTCCGGCTATAAATCCAGCAATCGTATTGCCAAGAAGCGTCAGCAGTACTGCGCCAAGAACCGGCCAAACAGCGCCCCCCAGCGCAAAAGGATCGATGCTCAGACCAAAACTGAAGAAGAATAATGCGCCAAAAAAATCACGAAAAGGAACAATAATATGTTCAATCCGCTCACGGTGCTCCGTCTCCGCCAGTACCAGGCCGAGCAGCATTGCTCCGATGGCCTGGGCAATATTCAGGGTTTCAGAAATCCCCGCAACCAACGTCACCGCCGCAAAAGTCACCAGTAAAAATGTCTCGTCCGAAGGAATATCCAGCCGGCGGTTCAACCACGGAACGAGCTTATGGCCCAAAAACAGAAATGCCCCGATAAATCCAAGTGCAACAGCTGCTGTAAGCAGGACTGTAACAGTCGAAGTCGAACCGGAAAGGACCAAACCAGAGACAACGGATAAATAGATTGCTACAAACACATCCTGAAACATCATCAGCCCTAGGATAATTTCTGTCTCATCGTTCGCAGCTCGTTTTAACTCAACGATGACTTTAGCCACAATAGCGCTTGACGAAATTGTCATCATCCCTGCTACGACCAGAATCTCTTTAATGGGCCAGCCTAAAAGCAACGGGTACAACAGCGCAACAGAAAAGTTGATGAGCATATAGATGAGGCCGCTGCGGAGAATCGACGGTCCCGATGCCATCAGCTGTTTGATCGAAAATTCTAATCCGAGAGAGAAAAGTAAAAATAAAACACCCATCTTTCCCATAAAGTCGATTAGTGCGGCTGACTGAATAAACCTGAAATCAAATACTCCGATATGAGGAGCTTGAGGTCCAACAACCATCCCCGCAATAATCAGAATAGGCACAATGGAGATCCGCAATTTACCGGCTATCATCCCTGCCAGGGCCGACAAGGCCAGAGCGAGACCAACTTCCAGTATCAAATGCTCCATTAATGAACACTCCCGTGAAACAGGAGTCCCTTAGCAGCTTTCACCTGTTCTTTTTCTCCCAGAATGACAATGGTTGCACCTTCCTGAAGAACGATGTCGGGATTGGGATTAATCGTTTTATTTTGGTCTTTTTTCACCATCGCAATAATCGTCCCGCCGGTCCGCTTCCGGACCTGCATCTCACCGATTGATTTACCAATCGCATAAGCCCCTGTTTCAATCCTGTACCATTCGAGTACCATATCCCCGATGGCTACCTCAACAGTATCCAGATCTTTGGGGCGATAGGCCATTCCGCCCAGAATAGAGGCAATACAACGCGATTCTTCATCATCAAGTGTTACCATTGAGATCGATTCGTTCGGATCCTCGAGGTAATAGTGATACATTTCCCGGCGCCCGTCATCATGAACGATCACGACCAGCTTATCTCCAGACCGGGTGTCCAGCTGATACTTTTTACCGATCCCCGGCAAGTCTTTTTCCTTGACTAACTTCATGCTAAAAAGCCCCCTTTTCCTTTAAATTAACTTTAACAAATCTACGGATATAAGTAAAGAAACGACAGGATCGGATAAAATCAGAATTCCCCATTCAGACTATGCCTGGTCAGCTAATTACGACACAAAAAAAGACGTAACGAAACTTTAGTTCCGATACGTCCTTCTAACTTCTTTTATGTGGTGAAATCTTCATTTTGCCATATTGACGTCAATGCTAATCAATTACCGTGTTGCTGTAAAAAATACGCGGTCAAAGGTAAATAAAATTTTACCGTCTTTCGAGCCGGCATAATACTTCATAATTTCCAGCATCAGATCACTCTCAAATTCTTTTTGCTTTTTGTCTTCATCAAGACAATCCAAGTAGGGTCTCAGCCCGGTGCTTCGATACAGATCCAGGATATCCTCATAACTGTTCATCAAATGATAATACCTGGTTTCCCATAATTCGATTTCCGGTGTTAATTCACAGAGGACATCATAATAATATTCAGGAGTATGGACCTTATAAGGAATCGCAATGTGATCAAAATAACCGGACCACTTCGCAGAGGATACCAGGTCTAGAAGCAGCTGATGAATCAGCATTTCATTGACAAATGGAACTTGGACAGCTAATATGCCGCGGGGTTTCAGCATGGCAAACAGTCTGGAGATAAGAAGATCATTATCAGGAATCCATTGGAAGACCGCATTAGAAAATATGAGGTCGAACTGGCCCAGATCGGAAATGTCCCGTCCGGCATCTCGTAATAACCAACATACTGACGGATTTGTTGCTTTGGCAATTTCGAGCATGGCATGTGAATTATCAATGGCTGTGATAGCCGCATTCTTCCATCTCTCCGCTAAAATGCGGGTGCTATTACCCGGACCGCAGCCCACATCCAGAATGTTTTCAGGCTGTTCAAGCTTAATACGGCTGACTAAATCACGTGACGGTTTGGATCTTTCTTTCTCAAATTTTAAATATGCCTCTGGATTCCAGTCTGCCATGGCAATGCCCCCCAAAAACGTTTCTATAATTGTACCAGAAAATAAATGATAATGAAACCTCTTTGGGAAGTCTGATCTTAAATGGCTTTTTTAACCGTTAAACCAAAAGATTTATTGTAACAGTCGACTGCCACCTTCGTGTTGGACATTTCTTCATACGTATTTCCAAGCAGTATCCAGGCCGCGCTGTTTTTGCTATCCATGGAGACCAGTCGTTCCAGGATAATTTTGGCGTCGTCCCACAGCCCTTTTTCGGTCATGCAGACACTTAAATTATAGAGCACCGTTTTATTTTCCGGATCAATTTTCAGGGCATTCTGGTAATAATCAATTGCTTTGCGCGTTCTTCCGAGCTGAAAACAGATAAAGCCTAAATTATTCAGCAGCAATGTGTCGTTATTCTTCAGCGTATAGGCTTTTCTAAGTAATCGGTAGGCCTGGTCGTCCTGCTGGAACTCGTGGTAAATGCCGGCCAGATTGCATAGGGCATCAAGATCATCCGGGTCATGTTTTAATACTTTCTGGAACAGCTTCCGGGCTTTGCTCTGCTGGCCAGTCTGCGCATAACAGTAGGCCAGCCTGGACATCAGGCTGAAATTCCCTCCGCATTTGATGGCTTTATAGAAAGATTCGACCGCATCCTCGGTCTGATTCATCTTCAGCTGCATCTCAGCTTTCATTTCCCAGTATTCCGGCTGATACGGCTTCACTTTACAGCAGCCGCTGAAACAGTTTAAAGCTTCCCTGTACTGCCCCTGGAACTGATAGATGCTGCCAAGTCGAAAAAGAATATTGGCATCTCCAGGTGAGGAACGCAGAGACTTGTCCAGACAATTAATAGCTTCCTGCCATTCCCCAAGTTCGAGATAACAATCCGTCTGCAGATTCCAGTACGTACTGTTCGCTTCCAGCTGAAGCGCATTTTCGAGATGGATCAAAGCATCATTGACAAAACCCTGTCCATGGCAGCAGCGGGCCAGTAAAAAATGCACTTCAGCCAGCTGTCCGGGCTCTTCGCAATAGATAATTGCTGCTTCCAAATAGGCCTGAGCTTCCTTGAAAACCTTATGATCAATCAGTGTTTTCACCTCTGCCAAATACAGGGCGTCGGAGATATTTTCTGTGTTTAAGATTCCAAACAGGATTTCTAGAGCCTGCTGTTCTTCACCCGTGAAAAGCAGCCAATTAATCTGCAGCTTTGTCTTGAGACGCAAGCGGTTTCCCATATCAACACCCCTAAATATAAAATCTTCTTTAAAGACGAGTGCCTTGTTAACCTTAAAATTATTGTATTACAAAAAATATGATGCCAGGATATCTAAGATTCAGGTTAACATGGTACTGGATAGTTATTCTTCCTCTTTCCATCATTTACCTTTTGTTTGGCTGGAAAACCGCTCATCAAATAGCCTTTCAATCAGATATTTTTCCAATTGGAACTATTTTTTTCGTTATTTATCTCTAAAAATATGTATAATAAGAGAAGAGTTGCCAAAGCTCAATTTATTGATAAAGAGGCTGATATTTTGTCCAAAGCAAAAGTACCCTTCCTGATCATCCTGATGATCATCATGATAGCAATACCGACGATGTCCGGATGCAGCAAAATATTCTCGTTTTCCGCTGATGAAGAATCCAATCCAGTATCAAACTTGCCACCTGGTGCGCTTTACATAGACGGAGCTGCTATCCGTCCGCTAACTTTGAATGTAATTAATCAGGCCAAACAATCCATTTATATCGAGCTGTCCAGTCTGAATGATCAGGAAATCATTAATTTGCTGATTACAAAAGCGCATTCGGGCATCGAAGTGAGACTGCTGCTCGATCAATGGCAGAGAGATAATACCTCAACCATCAAAGCACTAAAAAATGAAAACATATCGGTCCAATACTATCCTGCTGAAAAAGGACAGTACCAGACAGTACGCTATATGGTTGTTGATCACAAAACGGCTGTTTTTTATGAAAAGGACTGGACCGCCAAAGGCTTCGATGCGCACAGCATGGCTGTAAAACTATCCGGAGACTCTGTCGGTGTCATGGACAAATCCTTCGGCAAAGACTGGACCTATACGACAACACTGTCGCTTGATTTACCGGATAGTTCCAAATTACCAGAAGACAATATTACCTTTGCCGTTACTGTCAATGTTAAACAGCAGCTTCTTAATTTAATCAACGCTGCTACATCTGAGATCTTAATAGAAACCGAACAACTAAGTAAAGACGATATAATTGATGCCCTGATGGAGGCAAAAAAAAGAGGCTGTAACGTGAAAGTGATCGTCAGCCTTTCCAGTGCGATTACCTCGCCCGATGCCATTCAGGAATTAAAGGACGCCCAGATCGAATTGCGCTATTACAATCATCCTGACAAAAAAGCGATGGGCGCAAATTTCGGTATTTTTGATCAGACAACGCTGTTTTTTTCCAATTCTGCCTGGACATATCCTTCTTTTGTTATTAATCACGAGAGTTCCTTGACTATCCCTTCCCCTGCTGCCGCCAAAAAAGTTACAGCGCTGTTTGATGAAGAATGGGCTAACAGTACACCTTAAATCACAAATACATTAGCTTTCTTGGGTTAATCTCCGTAATGGATGGCCGCTTTCGGCAGATAGCGCCCTCCATGGCGCTAACAGCCGCGCTGCGCAATCAATGCTCCGCTTGGCGCTGACGATCCATTACGGAGATTTAGCCTGGGGTCAAAGCCAGGTTCTAACAAGCATATGATTAGTCTGCGTGCCACAGTTTCGCGATGAGCGAAGCCTGGATGGCGCAGCACGGCCTTTTGACGGCCACGGATGGCCTAATGCCGCGGTGCCATGGACGGCAAGGAGCGGCGTGTCAGGGAGGACACAACGGCCGAAAGTGGATTGTGGCACGCAGACAGGCCCCAAATACTTTAGTCTGACTATTATTTACTTATTTATTTAAAATACGCTCTACTTATATTTATTTAGCATCGACGGAGGCGCCATCCGCACGCGAGAATGAATACGTGTTTGATTCTGAGATAACATTATTGAGGCTGTCGATCATCTTTAAAAGAAGCTTGACCGGCTCAGTCTCATTCTGGATTGATTTGGGCAAAGTGGCTGTTAAGACAGTATTACTTACATACTTCGTTTTAACCGGGGTATCATCAATATAAATCTGATAATCCGGCAGGAAGTTTTCTCCTTGAACCTGAATCACATCTTCACTCAGGCGAAGGACTTTTTCGATCTTGGGAAAACGTTCTCCAAGCAGGTACAAAGCATTCTGGACTGGTTTATCCCTTGGTTCCAGCTCATAGGCATACGCATTGCCAATCAGAGAATCATATTGCAGCATTTCATAGTCCGCAGATTCTGTTTCGGTGATTTTTTCATTCTGCTGATAAAGCGCAGCGGTCATAACGTCCGACCCTTTTTCATATAAGGAATAAAGGAAATCCGTCAGGGTATTTCCTTCTTTTTTGCTTTTTTCCAGAATGTAAGGCCCCAAAAAGCTCGAGGAAATACGGATATTTTCTTTATCTTTCGGGCTCGAGAAATTATCCCAGACGATAAAGGGCACCGTATATTTGTTTAAATAATCACTGTAATTATTTCGGTCCTGAAAAAAGTCAGCCTCTTTGTATACTTCCGAACTATTGCCGAGCAAGGGCAAATGATCTCCGTAAAAAACGACAATCGTTGGTTCATCAATCTTCTTCAGACCTTCAATCAAAGCTTTCAGGGACTGATCGACATCGGAAATTGTATTAACGTAGTTCTCCAGCAAGGTTTTACTTTTAGCCGAAAAGTTACCCTGGACCTGAATCGTATTTCCGGCATTAGGTTTCTCCGCATAGGGCCCATGAGCCTGCATTGAAATCGCATAGATGAAATCGGGTTTATCATTCTGTCCAAGCTGCTGCAGAATCTTCTTCGTAAGCTCCGTATCGCGGATATAAGTACCTTTGCACTCCGGATCCGCAAAGAATTCCTTGCTGATAAATTTGCCAAATCCCATCTCTTCGAAAACAATATTGCGGCGGTAAAACCAGTTATGGTAAGTATGAATTGCCGTAGCCTCATAGCCCTGCTTCTTGTAAACCGCGGGCAGAGCATCCATATCCCTGGTTGCGTACTGGACATAGGGAATGATCCCTGCCGGGAGAAATTGGCAGGAATACCCTGTTAAAACTTCAAACTCTGTATTCACCGTTCCTCCGGCAAAGACAGGAACAACCATCTTGCCGCCTGAATAATTTTTTTGCAGATAATGGAAATACGGAATTGGATCTTCGCTGAAGCTTACTTCTTTCATCAGCGTCGGGTCCCAGAAAGCCTCACTTTGCACAAAGATGACATTTGGGGTAAAATCCGGATCAACCGTGTAATCAGTTTTGGTCTGAGCAATGATCTTTTCAATTTCTTCTTTTTGGTAAGTAGCCGGAGCATCATCCGAATAGGCTTTATAATTCATCATAAAGCCGATAATCAAGCCATTTTCTTCGTAATTGGACTGCTGGCTCCAGTTCACAAGCCGGCAGTTAAAGGTCTTTTGCATAGAAGTATGGGCAACCAGATTAAACAGCAAGAGAAAAGACAGTACCGCAATGGGGACTTTTTGAGCCGAAAGGTACTTTTCTCTTGGTATGTAACAAATGATCAGGATGAGTGCAGCGATAAGCAAAATCACGAGTCCCAACATAAAAGCAATCGGAAGATCCTGAAAGCTCTGGGAAATATTTGCAGCTTCCTTCCCAAGGTTTAAATCCCAGGGCAGCAAAGGCTCTCCTCTTAGGAGTAGTTTTTCCCTACTGACCAGCGCAATAAAGGAAAGGCCGGTTAAAATGACTGCTGCAATGGACAGGTACAAACGCCGGGGCAAAAGATAAAAAGCATTAATCAGTCCAAACAGCATGGCATACGTGGCAACAAATTGATTCGGATAGTGTACGGACCAGACCAGCGTATCGGCGAGACTTCCGCGTGAGACCGTCTCAAACAATATTAAAACCATTAACGGAATTATAGCCAGAAATTTAGAATTAGACACTTTCTCCTCCATAGAATTCCTCATAAATTTTAAAGAGGATGTCCGTTGGACATCCTCTTTCCCGCTTTGCCGTTAGACATCTGGTTTTCTGACCCTGCACATGCAGGTGGGTACCTAGACAGATCTTTCCATCTTCTTTTTACAAAGCATGATGTACACAACCTGCCACTACTCAGTTCCCGAGAAAAAAATAGGATCAAAACCATGATAGTCCATACAAACAGAGCAGCATCACAGCTATTATAACACCGGGGTGAAGAAAAATCCTCTAGAAACAACTGGAAAACCAATATGTTTTAGCGATGCACTCTATCTTCTAAATCAGCAAGTCTGTCCAAAATCACAGAGATCGTCATCTCCTGGGTACGCACCCTCTGCCGCAGCTGTTCGACGAGACTGGACATATTCTTGATTTGATGCAGTGTCCCTGGATTCACCGTTCCATCATCCACTAAAGCAAGCGTTCTTGTTCTATTAGCGGGATCTCTTGAATTGGAATTCAATTTATTTAAGTACCTGATCTTGCCGTATCGGGTATTTCTGCCCTGGTTAATTTCAATAACCTTGTCGTCTTCCAGCACTTTCAGCGCTTTTTTCAGGGTAATACTTGCTACTCCTGTTTCACGTTGTATTTCGGAATAGGCAATCTCAAACTGATCTTCTTCATGTTTCTTGGACACCTTCTCAAAAAATTCCAAGAACTTATTGTACGTCTTATCTTTCAGCTTCAATGTTATTCATCCTTCCAAGCAAAAATAAAACAACCAAATAGTTTATTGTATTATATCATAAATTAATGATTAATTTCACTTAAATTGTAAAAATATATTAATTTTTTAAGAATAATATTAAGCCTGCTAAAACTATTTCGAAAAATTAACAAATTATTTGTCTGTTAGGTCAGCTTGTTTAAGACCTCTTCCTTCATAGAAAAAGAATGTTTGTCGGAAGGAAACGCTGTGTCTTTGACTTCCGCGCAATATTTTTGCACAGCATCAACAATTAGAGGTTCAATCATTGCGTATTGTTTGACGAAGGTCGGTACAGTCTTGTCTGAAGCGCCAATCATGTCATGAATAACCAGGACCTGGCCGTCGCAATGATTCCCGGCACCGATGCCAATGGTCGGCACGGATATCGACTGTGTGATCTTTGCCGCGAGTAGCGCCGGTATTGCTTCCAGGACCAGCATAAAAACACCGGCTTGAGCCAGCATTCCGGCATCACGCAAAAGTTTGGAAGCGCTGTGTATTTCTGTTCCCTGGACCTTATATCCGCCCAGCAGGCCGGCCGTTTGAGGCGTCAAACCAATGTGGCCAACAACAGGAATCCCGGCTTTGGTCAGAAAGCTGATAATCTCGCGGTATTCCTCCCCGCCCTCGAGTTTAACAGCGTCGGCTCCCCCCTCCTGCATCAGCCTTCCGGCATTGCGCAACGCATCTTCAGGCCTCGCATAGGTCAGATAAGGCATATCCACAATCATGAAAGTACTTGGAGCACCCCGGCGAACAGCTTTGGCATGATGCAGCATATCCTCCATTGTCACTGGAACGGTTGAGTCATATCCTAAGACGACCATCCCAAGCGAATCACCCACAAGGATTACATCGACACCGGCTTTTTCAATGATTCGTGCCGTCGGAAAATCATAGGCTGTCAGCATCGTGATCTTGTTTTCCTGTTCGCTCATCTTTTTGAAATCTGGAATCATTTTTTTCATCGTGATCGCCTTCTCCCTAAACCTTTTTTATTTCAAACTTTGTCTGAGCTTTTAAGTCATAAGTTATATGGGCCAAGCATATGGTGTACAGAAATTGGAGAAAAGGGAGGCTGCCGTATGTCAAAACCGTTTCAGCTGTCGTTAGTTACCAAAGGTATAGCGCTGGCCATTGTTATCTCATTTCTGCTGACCGTTGTTCTGAGTCTGGTCTACTTCTTTACTTCGGTGCAGGAATCTTTCCTTTACTCGCTGCTCGCTGCCGGAATTGGCGTACTCATCGCCAGTTTTTACATTGCGTATCAATCCGGAGCAAGAGGACTTCTGTACGGACTGGCTGTTGGAATCGGTTTTTTTGTGGTCACCCTATTGATTTATTACATTTTCTATGCGGGTGATCCTTCTTGGAAAATACTGCTCAAGAAAGTCCTGATTAGTCCCATAGCGGGTGTGATCGGTGGGAGTGTCGGAGCCGTGATGAAGAAATGACGCGGTCCATGTAGTGCGTTAAACCGCTCTCCTGAACTATTCACCCTCCAGAACATGCTGTTGGGTGAAAAAACGGGACAAGTACGGCTGTTTCCCACTATACTGCTGGGTGTATACTCCTTATCCCTTTCCACCTAGGCCCTTGGCCTATCGCCCCCAGCTGGGGGTTTTCTTTTTTTTATCTGGCGAGCGCAAATTTGTTGATCCAGTTGACAATAATACGGTCTCCCTGATTCAGCTCGGTCGTAAAATGAGCTTCACTGCCATTGACCTGCATTTCCAGTTTTCCGCCCGAAATTGAGTTTTCAGCAAGATTTATATACGGAAATAGTTCCGACAAAATGGGTTTGCGCGAAAAACCTTCCACTCTGATTTCCATACCGTCTTCGATAGGCTCATCTTCCTGAATGACCCTTCCTTTGCAGTAGATCTTTGCTTCAAGCGGCGGTAAATTGAACGCTTCTCCGTTAACCGTAAAAATCATCGGTTCGGCTTCCAGCGCCAAATCCCTGATCAATATTTTTTTCTCAAGAATATCGATACGGTCGTTGTTATTAATAACACAATCGATGGTTACAGCGTAACCATTGACGATAATCTCCAGATCCGATACCAGTTCCCGGGGCTGGTTGTTGACTTTGATTTTCTTTTTGTTTATTTTATTGATATTAATGCCTTTCATGGCCAGTAAATCATAGAGCGTTTCATTCATTTTTACAAGCAGGCTGCAGCCATCCTCAAGCCAGTCTTCTTCATCTGCCGGTTTACTGTTCAGATAGATGAACGGATTGAATTCCTCTTCCTTGCCATCCCAGATAATCTTCTTCACTGCGGGCCGGGAAATGACATCTTTGACCTGCGCTTTGGCATCTACTCCGGAATGCCCCGGCATAAAGGTGACCACGTCACCCTGACTAAGCCTCTGATCCAGCTTAGCCGACTGGCCATTGACTGTAATCACCGCTGGACTTCCCAACTCTCCTTTAATAACCTGAATCTCACCGTTTAGCTTATAGATCAGCGCCGATCCCGGACGTCCAAAAAACGTTTTCGGCTGGATGCCTGCTGCGAGAAGCCCTTCCGCCACCGTAGCAAGCTGCAGTTCAAACAACGGAATATTCGTGTTATTTACATTGACTGCATAATAATGGAGACCTCTATTATCCAGCGCGGAAATTGCAATTCCTATCGGCGTAATGACATCCGAACCAAATAAATTTTCTTCCTGGCCGGAGACCGCGGACAACCTTTCCCGGACTTGAATGCCGATTCTACCCCGGGAAAGATTAATCACCTTTGACAAAATATCTCCCATCAAGGGAGTAAGGCTACCTCCCCCGACCATGATCACAGCCTGGGGTGAACAGCTGTTATTCAGCAGCAGGATTTCTCCGCCGATCCTTTCGGCAATCACCTGAACGGTCGGTTTAATGACATCCAGAATTTCCTGACGTG is a window from the Dehalobacter sp. DCA genome containing:
- a CDS encoding cation:proton antiporter, which gives rise to MEHLILEVGLALALSALAGMIAGKLRISIVPILIIAGMVVGPQAPHIGVFDFRFIQSAALIDFMGKMGVLFLLFSLGLEFSIKQLMASGPSILRSGLIYMLINFSVALLYPLLLGWPIKEILVVAGMMTISSSAIVAKVIVELKRAANDETEIILGLMMFQDVFVAIYLSVVSGLVLSGSTSTVTVLLTAAVALGFIGAFLFLGHKLVPWLNRRLDIPSDETFLLVTFAAVTLVAGISETLNIAQAIGAMLLGLVLAETEHRERIEHIIVPFRDFFGALFFFSFGLSIDPFALGGAVWPVLGAVLLTLLGNTIAGFIAGRRAQLSHRASLRIGLTILSRGEFSIILTTLALSGGLLGVLQPFSALYVLILAILGPILTKESSLVYKLIGPILKWPELPEKRRLKL
- a CDS encoding cation:proton antiporter regulatory subunit, whose amino-acid sequence is MKLVKEKDLPGIGKKYQLDTRSGDKLVVIVHDDGRREMYHYYLEDPNESISMVTLDDEESRCIASILGGMAYRPKDLDTVEVAIGDMVLEWYRIETGAYAIGKSIGEMQVRKRTGGTIIAMVKKDQNKTINPNPDIVLQEGATIVILGEKEQVKAAKGLLFHGSVH
- a CDS encoding methyltransferase domain-containing protein, encoding MADWNPEAYLKFEKERSKPSRDLVSRIKLEQPENILDVGCGPGNSTRILAERWKNAAITAIDNSHAMLEIAKATNPSVCWLLRDAGRDISDLGQFDLIFSNAVFQWIPDNDLLISRLFAMLKPRGILAVQVPFVNEMLIHQLLLDLVSSAKWSGYFDHIAIPYKVHTPEYYYDVLCELTPEIELWETRYYHLMNSYEDILDLYRSTGLRPYLDCLDEDKKQKEFESDLMLEIMKYYAGSKDGKILFTFDRVFFTATR
- a CDS encoding tetratricopeptide repeat protein, which translates into the protein MGNRLRLKTKLQINWLLFTGEEQQALEILFGILNTENISDALYLAEVKTLIDHKVFKEAQAYLEAAIIYCEEPGQLAEVHFLLARCCHGQGFVNDALIHLENALQLEANSTYWNLQTDCYLELGEWQEAINCLDKSLRSSPGDANILFRLGSIYQFQGQYREALNCFSGCCKVKPYQPEYWEMKAEMQLKMNQTEDAVESFYKAIKCGGNFSLMSRLAYCYAQTGQQSKARKLFQKVLKHDPDDLDALCNLAGIYHEFQQDDQAYRLLRKAYTLKNNDTLLLNNLGFICFQLGRTRKAIDYYQNALKIDPENKTVLYNLSVCMTEKGLWDDAKIILERLVSMDSKNSAAWILLGNTYEEMSNTKVAVDCYNKSFGLTVKKAI
- a CDS encoding phospholipase D-like domain-containing protein, whose protein sequence is MSKAKVPFLIILMIIMIAIPTMSGCSKIFSFSADEESNPVSNLPPGALYIDGAAIRPLTLNVINQAKQSIYIELSSLNDQEIINLLITKAHSGIEVRLLLDQWQRDNTSTIKALKNENISVQYYPAEKGQYQTVRYMVVDHKTAVFYEKDWTAKGFDAHSMAVKLSGDSVGVMDKSFGKDWTYTTTLSLDLPDSSKLPEDNITFAVTVNVKQQLLNLINAATSEILIETEQLSKDDIIDALMEAKKRGCNVKVIVSLSSAITSPDAIQELKDAQIELRYYNHPDKKAMGANFGIFDQTTLFFSNSAWTYPSFVINHESSLTIPSPAAAKKVTALFDEEWANSTP
- a CDS encoding LTA synthase family protein; the encoded protein is MSNSKFLAIIPLMVLILFETVSRGSLADTLVWSVHYPNQFVATYAMLFGLINAFYLLPRRLYLSIAAVILTGLSFIALVSREKLLLRGEPLLPWDLNLGKEAANISQSFQDLPIAFMLGLVILLIAALILIICYIPREKYLSAQKVPIAVLSFLLLFNLVAHTSMQKTFNCRLVNWSQQSNYEENGLIIGFMMNYKAYSDDAPATYQKEEIEKIIAQTKTDYTVDPDFTPNVIFVQSEAFWDPTLMKEVSFSEDPIPYFHYLQKNYSGGKMVVPVFAGGTVNTEFEVLTGYSCQFLPAGIIPYVQYATRDMDALPAVYKKQGYEATAIHTYHNWFYRRNIVFEEMGFGKFISKEFFADPECKGTYIRDTELTKKILQQLGQNDKPDFIYAISMQAHGPYAEKPNAGNTIQVQGNFSAKSKTLLENYVNTISDVDQSLKALIEGLKKIDEPTIVVFYGDHLPLLGNSSEVYKEADFFQDRNNYSDYLNKYTVPFIVWDNFSSPKDKENIRISSSFLGPYILEKSKKEGNTLTDFLYSLYEKGSDVMTAALYQQNEKITETESADYEMLQYDSLIGNAYAYELEPRDKPVQNALYLLGERFPKIEKVLRLSEDVIQVQGENFLPDYQIYIDDTPVKTKYVSNTVLTATLPKSIQNETEPVKLLLKMIDSLNNVISESNTYSFSRADGASVDAK
- the panB gene encoding 3-methyl-2-oxobutanoate hydroxymethyltransferase — protein: MKKMIPDFKKMSEQENKITMLTAYDFPTARIIEKAGVDVILVGDSLGMVVLGYDSTVPVTMEDMLHHAKAVRRGAPSTFMIVDMPYLTYARPEDALRNAGRLMQEGGADAVKLEGGEEYREIISFLTKAGIPVVGHIGLTPQTAGLLGGYKVQGTEIHSASKLLRDAGMLAQAGVFMLVLEAIPALLAAKITQSISVPTIGIGAGNHCDGQVLVIHDMIGASDKTVPTFVKQYAMIEPLIVDAVQKYCAEVKDTAFPSDKHSFSMKEEVLNKLT
- a CDS encoding TIGR04086 family membrane protein, with protein sequence MSKPFQLSLVTKGIALAIVISFLLTVVLSLVYFFTSVQESFLYSLLAAGIGVLIASFYIAYQSGARGLLYGLAVGIGFFVVTLLIYYIFYAGDPSWKILLKKVLISPIAGVIGGSVGAVMKK
- a CDS encoding cell division protein FtsA, with product METVFALDIGTRVVIGLVAQKSESGYEVIASARIEHTQRAMYDGQVHDVNEVAKAVSFVKHELEHKLNCKLTKVAVAAAGRALCTETATVTREEVLPTHWEQEEVLAMEMEAVQKAMKKISAEETDNILFYCVGYSTVKQLLEDQQITTLVGQRGKKAEITVISSFLPRTVVDGLIAVLARAGLEMASLTLEPIAAGLAAIPGDMRRLNLALVDIGAGTADIAFTKEGTFFAYGMVPMAGDEVTEAICSNYLVDFQEGERIKKQLNGNDPNPNSLIDIVNFFGARSSVTRQEILDVIKPTVQVIAERIGGEILLLNNSCSPQAVIMVGGGSLTPLMGDILSKVINLSRGRIGIQVRERLSAVSGQEENLFGSDVITPIGIAISALDNRGLHYYAVNVNNTNIPLFELQLATVAEGLLAAGIQPKTFFGRPGSALIYKLNGEIQVIKGELGSPAVITVNGQSAKLDQRLSQGDVVTFMPGHSGVDAKAQVKDVISRPAVKKIIWDGKEEEFNPFIYLNSKPADEEDWLEDGCSLLVKMNETLYDLLAMKGININKINKKKIKVNNQPRELVSDLEIIVNGYAVTIDCVINNNDRIDILEKKILIRDLALEAEPMIFTVNGEAFNLPPLEAKIYCKGRVIQEDEPIEDGMEIRVEGFSRKPILSELFPYINLAENSISGGKLEMQVNGSEAHFTTELNQGDRIIVNWINKFALAR